The Lycium ferocissimum isolate CSIRO_LF1 chromosome 1, AGI_CSIRO_Lferr_CH_V1, whole genome shotgun sequence genome includes a region encoding these proteins:
- the LOC132066383 gene encoding secreted RxLR effector protein 161-like, protein MSDSKAMGTPMSPTCSLDKDEQGKPVDETKYRGMIGSLLYLTASRPDIMFSVCGVLDSKICSKGISSSLVKRIIRYLHGTTNYGLWYPNTTDFTLEGFSDADFAGDKDDRKSTSGTCQLLGKSLISWNSKKQGSVSLSTTEAEYIAGDFEIVFVNTENQLADIFTKPLLEERFCMLRSSLGIIDKSV, encoded by the exons ATGTCTGACTCAAAAGCTATGGGAACTCCAATGAGTCCTACTTGCTCTCTTGATAAGGATGAACAAGGAAAACCTGTTGATGAAACTAAGTATCGCGGTATGATTGGATCATTGCTTTATTTAACTGCTAGTCGACCAGATATTATGTTTAGTGTGTGCGGTGTGCTAGATTCCAAAATTTGCTCCAAAGGAATCTCATCTTCTTTAGTTAAACGTATCATTAGATATCTTCATGGAACAACTAACTATGGTTTATGGTATCCTAACACCACTGATTTTACGCTTGAAGGTTTTTCAGATGCAGATTTTGCAGGTGATAAAGATGATAGAAAAAGTACCAGTGGTACTTGCCAGCTTCTAGGAAAATCTCTTATTTCCTGGAATAGCAAAAAACAGGGATCAGTCTCTTTATCTACTACTGAGGCTGAATATATAGCT GGagattttgaaattgtttttgTTAACACTGAAAACCAGCTGGCTGATATTTTTACTAAACCCCTTCTTGAGGAACGTTTCTGCATGCTAAGAAGCTCTTTGGGAATTATTGATAAATCTGTCTAA